Proteins from a single region of Halorubrum sp. 2020YC2:
- a CDS encoding Mut7-C RNAse domain-containing protein, whose protein sequence is MPDRDEDGADSPPGRARGPGDRPPVLLDVMCGKLATYLRFCGYDAAYALDRGAEADDRLLSLAAAEGRTLITRDRELADRAPGADPAVEAVLLTERDPLDQLRELDAAGFPVELAAEPSRCGACNGPVERVGAGGDDGDGGPDGFPPADRPGYVPDDVGVDRPGWRCTDCGRWFWKGGHWDDVAARLGGI, encoded by the coding sequence ATGCCGGACCGCGACGAGGACGGCGCCGACTCCCCGCCCGGTCGCGCTCGCGGTCCCGGCGACCGCCCGCCCGTCCTCCTCGACGTCATGTGCGGGAAGCTCGCCACCTACCTCCGCTTTTGCGGGTACGACGCGGCCTACGCGCTCGACCGCGGGGCCGAGGCCGACGACCGGCTCCTCTCGCTCGCGGCCGCGGAGGGGCGGACGCTGATCACCCGCGACCGCGAACTGGCGGACCGCGCGCCGGGCGCCGACCCCGCGGTCGAGGCCGTCCTGCTCACCGAGCGCGACCCCCTCGACCAGCTCCGCGAACTCGACGCCGCCGGGTTCCCGGTCGAACTCGCCGCGGAGCCGTCGCGGTGCGGGGCGTGTAACGGCCCCGTCGAGCGCGTCGGCGCCGGCGGGGACGACGGCGACGGCGGACCCGACGGCTTCCCGCCGGCAGACCGCCCCGGCTACGTCCCCGACGACGTGGGAGTCGACCGGCCCGGCTGGCGCTGTACCGATTGCGGCCGGTGGTTCTGGAAGGGCGGCCACTGGGACGACGTCGCGGCGCGGCTGGGGGGGATCTGA
- a CDS encoding class I SAM-dependent methyltransferase encodes MRRFSAEYLEHTRRGMWEGGRDALADLALSSRERVLDVGCGTGELTRVLAAEAAARDPPATVVGVDADPDLLSVAREAERGSETDARIGYLAGDATRLPVGGDAVDLAVCQALLINLPDPTAAVREFARVSSDLVAAVEPDNADVRVASTVDAEERLEREAREAYVAGVDTDVALGDRVREAFDAAGIVDVRTRRYVHEKRTEPPYAEPALRSAARKASGAGLADHREELVAATSENAYDDLRGRWREMGREAVDQMEAGEYERVEYVPFDVTVGRVK; translated from the coding sequence GTGCGACGCTTCTCCGCCGAGTACCTCGAACACACCCGCCGCGGGATGTGGGAGGGCGGCCGCGACGCGCTCGCGGACCTGGCGCTGTCGAGCCGCGAGCGCGTCCTCGACGTCGGCTGCGGCACCGGCGAGTTGACGAGGGTGTTGGCCGCCGAGGCGGCGGCCCGCGACCCCCCGGCGACCGTGGTCGGCGTCGACGCCGATCCGGACCTCCTCTCGGTCGCCCGCGAAGCGGAACGGGGATCCGAAACCGACGCCCGGATCGGCTACCTCGCGGGCGACGCGACGCGGCTCCCGGTCGGCGGCGACGCGGTCGACCTCGCGGTCTGTCAGGCCCTGCTGATCAACCTCCCGGACCCGACCGCGGCGGTCAGGGAGTTCGCGCGGGTCTCCTCGGACCTCGTCGCCGCGGTCGAACCGGACAACGCCGACGTGCGGGTGGCGTCGACGGTCGACGCCGAGGAGCGGTTGGAGCGCGAGGCCCGCGAGGCGTACGTCGCGGGCGTCGACACCGACGTGGCGCTGGGCGACCGCGTGCGCGAGGCGTTCGACGCGGCCGGCATCGTCGACGTGCGGACGCGGCGCTACGTCCACGAGAAGCGGACCGAACCCCCGTACGCGGAGCCGGCGCTGCGGTCGGCGGCCCGGAAGGCCTCCGGCGCGGGGCTGGCCGACCACCGCGAGGAGCTGGTGGCCGCGACCTCCGAGAACGCCTACGACGACCTCCGCGGGCGCTGGCGCGAAATGGGCCGTGAAGCGGTCGACCAGATGGAGGCGGGCGAGTACGAGCGCGTCGAGTACGTCCCGTTCGACGTGACCGTCGGACGAGTGAAGTGA
- a CDS encoding deoxyribonuclease IV, with protein MSLKVGAHVSIAGGVDNAVANQVEVGGNCGQIFTHSPQVWQDPNIGGDEAERFREGTQRDLEGPWVIHTSYLVNLCTPKEGLREKSVDSMQKEVDAADRLGIPYVNVHLGAHTGAGVEGGLDNAASVIDDLDVPDGVTILIESDAGAGTKLGGEFEHLAGVIDRTETDIDVCVDTAHVFAAGYDLSTPEAVDQTVGEFDDVVGVEHLKYVHLNDSKHECGTNKDEHAHIGEGHIGEAGMERFLNHPDLTDVPLALETPTEDGKSFAWNIDRVRELRHD; from the coding sequence ATGAGTCTCAAGGTCGGCGCGCACGTCTCCATCGCCGGCGGCGTGGACAACGCCGTGGCGAATCAGGTCGAGGTCGGCGGCAACTGCGGACAGATATTCACCCACTCGCCGCAGGTGTGGCAGGACCCGAACATCGGCGGCGACGAGGCCGAGCGGTTCCGCGAGGGGACCCAACGCGACCTGGAGGGGCCGTGGGTGATCCACACCTCCTACCTCGTGAACCTCTGTACGCCGAAGGAGGGACTGCGCGAGAAGTCGGTCGACTCGATGCAAAAGGAGGTCGACGCGGCCGACAGGCTGGGTATCCCGTACGTGAACGTCCACCTCGGCGCGCACACGGGCGCCGGCGTCGAGGGCGGCCTCGACAACGCCGCGTCGGTGATCGACGACCTCGACGTGCCCGACGGCGTCACGATTCTGATCGAGAGCGACGCCGGCGCGGGGACGAAGCTCGGCGGCGAGTTCGAGCACCTCGCGGGGGTCATCGACCGCACCGAGACCGACATCGACGTCTGCGTCGACACCGCCCACGTGTTCGCGGCGGGCTACGACCTCTCGACGCCCGAGGCGGTCGACCAGACGGTCGGGGAGTTCGACGACGTGGTCGGGGTAGAGCACCTGAAGTACGTCCACCTCAACGACTCGAAACACGAGTGCGGCACCAACAAAGACGAGCACGCCCACATCGGGGAGGGCCACATCGGCGAGGCGGGGATGGAGCGGTTCCTCAACCACCCGGACCTGACCGACGTGCCGCTCGCCCTAGAGACGCCGACTGAGGACGGCAAGAGCTTCGCGTGGAACATCGACCGCGTGCGCGAACTGCGGCACGACTGA
- a CDS encoding signal recognition particle protein Srp54: protein MVLDDLGTSLRSSLDKLQGKSRLSESDVEEIVKEIQRSLLSADVDVSLVMELSDSIKSRALEEEPPGGTTAKDHVLRIVYEEMVELVGDSTELPLENQTILLAGLQGSGKTTSAAKMAWWFSKKGLRPAVIQTDTFRPGAYDQAKQMCERAEVEFYGNPDNDDPVDIARTGLEETEDADVHIVDTAGRHALEDDLIAEIEEIEGVVDPDRSLLVLDAAIGQGAKEQARQFEESIGIEGVMITKLDGTAKGGGALTAVNETDSSIAFLGTGETVQDIERFEPSGFISRLLGMGDLKQLSERVERAMQETQEEDDDWDPEDMLQGEFTLKDMKRQMDAMNKMGPLDQVMDMIPGLGGGMMDELPDDAMDVTQDRMRRFERIMDSMTEEELENPRVVGQSRVERIARGSGTDEETVQQLLEQHSMMEETIGQFQGMGEGDMQRMMKKMGGEGGGGLGDMMGGGKGPF, encoded by the coding sequence ATGGTACTCGACGACCTCGGTACGTCCCTGCGGAGCAGCCTCGACAAGCTCCAGGGGAAGTCCCGACTCTCCGAGAGCGACGTCGAGGAGATCGTCAAGGAGATCCAGCGCTCCCTCCTCTCGGCCGACGTCGACGTCTCCCTCGTCATGGAGCTGTCGGACTCGATCAAGTCCCGCGCGCTCGAAGAGGAGCCGCCGGGCGGCACCACCGCGAAGGACCACGTCCTCCGGATCGTCTACGAGGAGATGGTCGAACTGGTGGGCGACTCCACCGAACTCCCCTTAGAAAACCAGACGATCCTGCTCGCCGGGCTTCAGGGGTCGGGGAAGACCACCTCCGCGGCGAAGATGGCGTGGTGGTTCTCGAAGAAGGGACTCCGCCCCGCGGTCATCCAGACCGACACGTTCCGGCCGGGCGCGTACGATCAGGCGAAACAGATGTGCGAGCGCGCAGAGGTCGAGTTCTACGGGAACCCCGACAACGACGACCCGGTCGACATCGCGCGCACCGGTCTCGAAGAGACCGAAGACGCCGACGTCCACATCGTCGACACGGCGGGCCGGCACGCGCTCGAAGACGACCTCATCGCGGAGATAGAGGAGATCGAGGGCGTCGTCGACCCCGACCGCTCGCTGCTCGTCTTGGACGCCGCGATCGGGCAGGGCGCGAAAGAGCAGGCCCGCCAGTTCGAGGAGTCGATCGGCATCGAGGGCGTGATGATCACCAAGCTCGACGGGACCGCGAAAGGTGGGGGCGCGCTGACCGCGGTCAACGAGACCGACTCCTCCATCGCCTTCCTCGGCACCGGCGAGACGGTGCAGGACATCGAGCGCTTCGAGCCGTCCGGGTTCATCTCCCGGCTGCTCGGGATGGGGGACCTGAAACAGCTCTCCGAGCGCGTCGAGCGCGCGATGCAGGAGACCCAAGAGGAGGACGACGACTGGGACCCCGAGGACATGCTTCAGGGCGAGTTCACCCTGAAGGACATGAAACGCCAGATGGACGCGATGAACAAGATGGGACCGCTCGACCAGGTGATGGACATGATCCCCGGGCTGGGCGGCGGGATGATGGACGAACTCCCGGACGACGCGATGGACGTCACCCAAGACCGGATGCGCCGGTTCGAGCGCATCATGGACTCGATGACGGAGGAGGAGCTAGAGAACCCCCGCGTCGTCGGCCAGTCCCGCGTCGAGCGGATCGCCCGCGGCTCCGGCACCGACGAGGAGACGGTCCAGCAGCTCTTAGAGCAGCACTCGATGATGGAGGAGACGATCGGCCAGTTCCAGGGGATGGGCGAGGGCGACATGCAGCGCATGATGAAGAAGATGGGCGGCGAGGGCGGCGGCGGTCTCGGCGACATGATGGGCGGCGGCAAAGGGCCGTTTTAA
- a CDS encoding FlaD/FlaE family flagellar protein, with product MSLNPRRYDVRELRRIADAPRDGADGAPRERALRRPNRNRAEQAARSAAFTELLQRQRGARLNGDGAGEKPYLTAIPASPAAERELGKWLGYLVDVGGHVRSRDALSYYAELDWVGDDAVAALTRRLEGFDAPTRDRPFTPADHRISLVSIVRIASCASDQ from the coding sequence ATGAGTCTGAATCCACGACGATACGACGTACGAGAGCTGCGCCGGATCGCGGACGCACCGCGAGACGGCGCGGACGGAGCGCCTCGGGAGCGGGCGCTCCGGCGGCCGAACCGGAACCGGGCCGAGCAAGCGGCGCGCTCGGCCGCGTTCACGGAGCTGCTCCAGCGTCAGCGTGGTGCGCGGTTGAACGGCGACGGCGCGGGGGAGAAGCCGTACCTGACGGCTATCCCGGCGTCGCCCGCGGCGGAACGCGAACTCGGCAAGTGGCTCGGTTACCTCGTCGACGTCGGCGGTCACGTGCGGAGCCGGGACGCGCTGTCCTACTACGCCGAACTCGACTGGGTCGGAGACGACGCGGTCGCGGCGCTGACGCGCCGCCTCGAGGGGTTCGACGCCCCGACGCGCGACCGGCCGTTCACGCCCGCGGACCACCGGATCAGCCTCGTCTCCATCGTCCGGATCGCTTCGTGTGCGAGTGACCAATGA
- a CDS encoding AsnC family transcriptional regulator: MRTLDETDREIIRLLLADARRSYSDIAERVDLSAPAVSDRIDRLREVGVIDGFTLRIDGDALSDGLRVLATLAVAPADADRVHQAVAGHERVEHAFLTADGEVTIAARVEEGTARDLVDDAVGLEAVRDLSVRVLDAHEWSPAVGDADLAVDCVECGNTVTAEGESARIDGTLYHFCCGSCRENFEQRFDRIEEGA; encoded by the coding sequence ATGCGCACCCTCGACGAGACGGACCGGGAGATCATCCGGCTGCTGTTGGCCGACGCGCGGCGCTCGTACAGCGACATCGCGGAGCGCGTGGACCTGTCGGCGCCCGCGGTGTCGGACCGGATCGACCGCCTCCGGGAGGTGGGCGTGATAGACGGGTTCACGCTCCGTATCGACGGCGACGCGCTCTCCGACGGCCTGCGGGTCCTCGCGACGCTCGCCGTCGCGCCCGCGGACGCCGACCGCGTTCACCAGGCGGTCGCGGGCCACGAGCGCGTCGAACACGCGTTCCTCACCGCCGACGGCGAGGTGACCATCGCGGCGCGCGTCGAGGAGGGGACCGCCCGCGACCTCGTCGACGACGCGGTCGGGTTGGAGGCGGTGCGCGACCTGTCGGTGCGCGTGCTCGACGCTCACGAGTGGTCGCCCGCGGTCGGGGACGCGGACCTCGCGGTCGACTGCGTCGAGTGCGGGAACACCGTCACCGCCGAGGGGGAGTCCGCCCGGATCGACGGGACGCTGTACCACTTCTGTTGTGGCTCCTGCCGGGAGAACTTCGAACAGCGCTTCGACCGGATCGAGGAGGGGGCGTAG
- a CDS encoding MFS transporter: protein MDRDRIGEYDALILVSLIWFLGKFVRYLFPPLFESIQGAYGVSNATVGTAFTGFMVVYALLQFPSGAVADRLGPVRVIVAGALVAGAGSLAIVFDAPFAALVAAMLVVGAGTGVHKTVSVRLIARVYPARTGRMLGAHDTLGAMGGVAAPAVVVAVLSAPPALAAVLAYLPGADWRAPFLLTGVLAVGLAVATAVRLSGSPAATGGSDADGDDSPGTREYLRLFRNPRFSAFVLVTVGFSFAHNGLVAFLPLYLSEAAGLATSTANLLYSLVFAVTFVQLVTGDLSDRVGRFPVMVGTLGLAAAALVALVSLPGLGLGAVAAAVVVAAFGLGSHGFQPVRSAYLMELLPERLAGGGLGVVRTLLMGAGALAPSAVGVTADAVGFRPAFGLLAGSMGLAAVVAGGLWVTE from the coding sequence ATGGACCGCGACCGGATCGGCGAGTACGACGCCTTGATCCTCGTCTCGCTGATCTGGTTCCTCGGGAAGTTCGTCCGCTACCTCTTCCCGCCGCTGTTCGAGTCGATTCAGGGCGCCTACGGCGTGAGCAACGCCACCGTCGGGACCGCGTTCACGGGGTTCATGGTCGTGTACGCCCTCCTCCAGTTCCCGAGCGGCGCGGTCGCGGACCGGCTCGGCCCGGTGCGGGTGATCGTCGCCGGCGCGCTCGTCGCCGGCGCGGGGTCGCTCGCCATCGTCTTCGACGCCCCCTTCGCCGCCCTCGTCGCGGCGATGCTCGTCGTCGGCGCGGGGACGGGCGTCCACAAGACCGTCTCCGTGCGGCTGATCGCCCGCGTCTACCCCGCCCGCACCGGACGGATGCTCGGCGCGCACGACACGCTCGGCGCGATGGGCGGGGTGGCCGCGCCCGCGGTCGTCGTCGCCGTCCTCTCGGCGCCGCCCGCGCTCGCGGCCGTCCTCGCGTACCTCCCCGGCGCCGACTGGCGCGCGCCGTTCCTCCTCACCGGCGTCCTCGCCGTCGGCCTCGCGGTCGCGACCGCGGTCCGGCTCTCCGGGTCGCCCGCGGCGACCGGGGGGAGCGACGCCGACGGCGACGACTCGCCGGGGACGCGCGAGTACCTCCGGCTGTTCCGGAACCCGCGCTTCTCGGCGTTCGTGCTGGTGACGGTCGGGTTCTCGTTCGCGCACAACGGGCTGGTCGCGTTTCTCCCGCTGTACCTCTCGGAGGCCGCCGGGCTGGCGACGTCGACCGCGAACCTCCTCTACTCGCTCGTCTTCGCGGTGACGTTCGTCCAGCTGGTCACCGGCGACCTCTCCGACCGCGTCGGGCGGTTCCCCGTGATGGTCGGCACGCTCGGGTTGGCCGCGGCGGCGCTCGTCGCGCTCGTCTCACTCCCGGGCCTCGGGCTCGGCGCCGTCGCGGCCGCCGTCGTCGTCGCCGCGTTCGGACTCGGCTCGCACGGCTTCCAGCCCGTGCGCAGCGCCTACCTGATGGAACTGCTCCCAGAGCGGCTCGCCGGTGGGGGGCTGGGCGTCGTCCGGACGCTGCTCATGGGCGCCGGCGCGCTCGCGCCGAGCGCGGTCGGCGTCACCGCGGACGCGGTCGGGTTCCGCCCCGCGTTCGGGCTGCTCGCCGGGTCGATGGGCCTCGCCGCGGTCGTCGCGGGCGGGCTCTGGGTGACGGAGTAA
- a CDS encoding pantoate kinase yields the protein MSSQRATAFVPGHVTAFFSAHPADDPAVAGSRGAGVTLTDGVTVRVSAPDGAADGTGIDDEVAGGASEAVGSRTIDGESGSIGTVDDVLDGLGAAAADVAVETDLPIGAGFGVSGAAALGAALAANAAFDLGRSENELVRTAHAAEVGRGTGLGDVVAQARGGVPVRLEPGAPGVGALDGVPATARVEYVTFGELSTEAVLGGDTAALSAAGEEALDRLRADPRLPTLMDAAREFARGADLLVPEVAEALAAVESAGDEGTEGGDDPGAAMAMLGRTVFALGTGLSDAGYDPEVCRVDAAGARLVDGRDRR from the coding sequence ATGAGCAGCCAGCGGGCGACCGCGTTCGTCCCGGGTCACGTCACCGCCTTCTTCAGCGCGCACCCCGCCGACGACCCCGCGGTCGCCGGGTCGCGCGGCGCGGGCGTGACGCTCACCGACGGCGTGACCGTCCGGGTGTCGGCGCCGGACGGTGCGGCCGACGGAACGGGGATCGACGACGAGGTCGCGGGCGGCGCGAGCGAGGCCGTCGGCTCCCGCACGATCGACGGCGAGAGCGGGTCGATCGGCACGGTCGACGACGTCCTCGACGGACTGGGCGCCGCCGCCGCCGACGTCGCGGTCGAGACCGATCTCCCGATCGGCGCCGGCTTCGGCGTCTCCGGCGCGGCGGCGCTGGGGGCCGCGCTCGCGGCGAACGCCGCGTTCGACTTGGGCCGCTCCGAGAACGAACTCGTCCGGACCGCCCACGCCGCGGAGGTCGGCCGCGGGACCGGCCTCGGTGACGTCGTCGCGCAGGCGCGCGGCGGGGTCCCGGTCCGGCTGGAGCCGGGCGCCCCGGGCGTCGGAGCGCTCGACGGGGTGCCGGCGACGGCGCGCGTCGAGTACGTCACCTTCGGTGAGCTGTCGACGGAGGCGGTGTTGGGCGGCGACACGGCGGCCCTCTCCGCGGCCGGCGAGGAGGCGCTCGACCGGCTCCGGGCGGACCCGCGGCTCCCGACGCTGATGGACGCCGCCCGCGAGTTCGCCCGCGGGGCGGACCTCCTCGTCCCGGAAGTTGCCGAGGCGCTCGCGGCGGTCGAGTCGGCCGGCGATGAGGGGACGGAGGGGGGGGACGACCCCGGGGCCGCGATGGCGATGCTCGGGCGCACCGTCTTCGCACTCGGGACCGGGCTCTCGGACGCGGGCTACGACCCCGAAGTCTGTCGGGTCGACGCCGCCGGCGCGCGGCTCGTCGACGGCCGTGACCGGCGATAA
- a CDS encoding DUF2237 domain-containing protein, whose protein sequence is MSADDSHDDDRDERNVFGDELAPCGRDPVTGYLRDGRCRDVDGDAGEHTLCAVLTAEFLEYSRDRGNDLITPRPEFDFPGLEPGDRWCLCVGRWLEAAEAGVAPPVVLEATNESVLRAVDADRLRDHEFDPEAFEPGSLD, encoded by the coding sequence GTGTCAGCGGACGACAGTCACGACGACGACCGCGACGAGCGCAACGTGTTCGGCGACGAACTGGCCCCCTGCGGCCGCGACCCCGTCACGGGGTACCTCCGCGACGGGCGCTGCCGCGACGTCGACGGCGACGCCGGAGAGCACACGCTCTGTGCGGTCCTCACGGCCGAGTTTCTCGAGTACAGCCGCGACCGCGGCAACGACCTGATCACGCCGCGCCCCGAGTTCGACTTCCCGGGGCTGGAGCCGGGCGACCGCTGGTGTCTCTGCGTCGGTCGGTGGCTGGAGGCGGCCGAGGCGGGGGTCGCCCCGCCGGTCGTCCTGGAGGCCACGAACGAGTCCGTCCTGCGGGCGGTCGACGCCGACCGGCTCCGCGACCACGAGTTCGACCCGGAGGCGTTCGAGCCCGGGAGCCTCGACTGA
- a CDS encoding zinc ribbon domain-containing protein translates to MRSQLRPVLAAVLALVLPGLGHLSLRRWGRALLWHLTVVGGGVALFALYDVEPVDPLADPAAASAAIPTDVALPVALLFALSALDAYLVGRADVAERERADAAAEAMRRRAASAEGEDGPESGRNPPAAAISGGDGETLEVTCPNCGQETDADLGFCYWCTEPLPWAESDE, encoded by the coding sequence ATGCGAAGCCAGTTGCGTCCCGTCCTCGCCGCCGTGCTCGCGCTGGTCCTTCCGGGGCTCGGCCACCTCTCGCTGCGCCGGTGGGGGCGGGCGCTGCTGTGGCACCTGACGGTCGTCGGCGGCGGGGTGGCCCTGTTCGCGCTGTACGACGTCGAGCCGGTCGACCCCCTCGCCGATCCCGCCGCGGCGTCGGCCGCGATCCCGACCGACGTGGCGCTGCCCGTCGCCCTCCTGTTCGCGCTGTCGGCGCTCGACGCGTACCTCGTCGGACGGGCGGATGTCGCGGAGCGCGAGCGGGCCGACGCCGCCGCCGAGGCGATGCGCCGCCGCGCCGCGAGCGCGGAGGGCGAGGACGGCCCGGAGAGCGGTCGGAACCCGCCGGCCGCGGCGATCAGCGGCGGGGACGGCGAGACGCTCGAAGTGACGTGCCCGAACTGCGGGCAGGAGACCGACGCCGACCTCGGCTTCTGTTACTGGTGTACCGAGCCGCTCCCGTGGGCGGAGTCAGACGAGTAG
- a CDS encoding biotin/lipoate A/B protein ligase family protein, which yields MTAPAVDWRLIREEARPGPMQMALDEVAAETAAAGGPATLRTYRWEPGCLTLGRHQDPETVDWAFCEREGIDVTRRQTGGGGIYHDGFGDVAYSVAVPAETVPGELLDCYHLLCEPILDAFGRLGVDADYVDEPMPELYHPACYLRELHPAHDVVAGGKVGAGDGRDGSRKVAGNAQYRKREAVIQHGSLTFAVDAARHLGVFADPPVTPEAFRERVVGIDEFVDVGRTDAVATVEAALADWASEAPEATLDPNGSWTDAELERAEELVAEKYRDEEWIRTRPGGGGA from the coding sequence ATGACCGCCCCCGCCGTCGACTGGCGGCTGATCCGCGAGGAGGCCCGCCCCGGTCCGATGCAGATGGCGTTAGACGAGGTCGCCGCCGAGACCGCCGCGGCGGGCGGCCCCGCCACGCTCCGCACCTACCGCTGGGAGCCGGGCTGTCTCACGCTCGGCCGCCATCAGGACCCCGAGACGGTCGATTGGGCGTTCTGCGAGCGCGAGGGGATCGACGTCACCCGCCGCCAGACCGGCGGCGGCGGCATCTACCACGACGGGTTCGGGGACGTCGCCTACTCGGTCGCGGTCCCCGCGGAGACCGTTCCGGGCGAACTGCTCGACTGCTATCACCTCCTCTGTGAGCCGATCCTCGACGCGTTCGGCCGGCTCGGGGTCGACGCCGACTACGTCGACGAGCCGATGCCGGAGCTGTATCACCCCGCCTGCTACCTCCGCGAGCTTCATCCGGCACACGACGTGGTGGCGGGCGGGAAGGTCGGGGCGGGCGACGGCCGAGACGGGTCCCGCAAGGTCGCCGGCAACGCGCAGTACCGCAAGCGCGAGGCGGTGATCCAGCACGGCTCGCTGACGTTCGCGGTCGACGCGGCGCGGCACCTCGGGGTCTTCGCGGACCCGCCGGTGACGCCCGAGGCGTTCCGCGAGCGCGTCGTCGGGATCGACGAGTTCGTCGACGTCGGCCGCACGGACGCGGTCGCGACCGTCGAGGCGGCGCTTGCCGACTGGGCGAGCGAGGCTCCGGAGGCGACGCTGGATCCGAACGGGTCGTGGACGGACGCGGAGTTGGAGCGCGCCGAGGAGCTGGTCGCGGAGAAGTACCGCGACGAGGAGTGGATCCGGACGCGACCCGGAGGCGGCGGGGCGTAG
- a CDS encoding helix-hairpin-helix domain-containing protein codes for MSRNDEVATRLEEFADLLEATGVEYKPTAYRRAAENVRDHPAPIEGLAAEGEEAVAEIDRVGDAIAAKVVEYVETGGIEELDDLREELPVDIAGLTAVEGVGPKTVGSLYDALGITDLDELEAAAEAGEIQEVSGFGAKTEQNILDNVPFAREARERTRLGDARPVADDALASLAALDPVESVEVCGSIRRWKPTIGDVDLLVASEARDPIVEAFTDWDAADATIEAGTGKASVRADGTRVDLRIVDPDEFGAALQYFTGSRAHNVAVRNRAIDRGLKLNEYGLFDVSDVEGEGAEAGDGDETDAGAEEPDATRAGERVAGESEDGVYRALDLDPIPPELREDRGEVDAAAEGRLPFLVEPSDLRGDLHTHTDWSDGGFSIAEMAAAAEERGYDYHVVTDHATGPGMVGGVGLNESDIEGQAAAIAEAADEVDIPILHGIEANVDADGDLSTDDETLAALDLVVASPHAALGQDREEATERLVRAVEHPHVDVLGHPTGRLINERPGLDPDVEAVAAAASAAGTAIEVNANPARLDADGEFVRAAVEAGATIAVDTDAHAPRELDNARYGVHTARRGWAEAADVLNARSLNGLRSFVL; via the coding sequence ATGAGCCGGAACGACGAGGTCGCGACGCGGTTAGAGGAGTTCGCCGACCTCCTCGAGGCGACGGGCGTCGAGTACAAGCCGACCGCCTACCGACGGGCGGCCGAGAACGTCCGCGACCACCCAGCGCCGATAGAGGGGCTCGCCGCCGAGGGCGAGGAGGCGGTCGCGGAGATAGACCGGGTGGGCGACGCCATCGCGGCGAAGGTCGTCGAGTACGTCGAGACCGGCGGGATCGAGGAGCTCGACGACCTGCGCGAGGAGCTTCCCGTCGACATAGCCGGGTTGACCGCGGTCGAGGGCGTCGGCCCGAAGACGGTCGGCTCGCTGTACGACGCGCTCGGAATCACCGACCTCGACGAGCTGGAGGCCGCCGCGGAGGCGGGCGAGATTCAGGAGGTCTCCGGATTCGGCGCGAAGACGGAACAGAACATCCTCGACAACGTGCCGTTCGCGCGGGAGGCCCGCGAGCGCACTCGCCTCGGAGACGCCCGCCCCGTCGCGGACGACGCGCTCGCGTCCCTCGCCGCCCTCGACCCCGTCGAATCGGTCGAGGTGTGCGGCTCGATCCGGCGGTGGAAGCCGACGATCGGCGACGTCGACCTGCTGGTCGCCAGCGAGGCGCGCGACCCGATCGTCGAGGCGTTCACCGACTGGGACGCCGCGGACGCGACCATCGAGGCGGGCACCGGGAAGGCGAGCGTGCGCGCGGACGGCACGCGCGTCGACCTCCGGATCGTCGACCCCGACGAGTTCGGCGCCGCGCTCCAGTACTTCACCGGGTCGCGCGCCCACAACGTCGCCGTCCGCAACCGCGCGATCGACCGCGGGCTCAAGCTGAACGAGTACGGGCTCTTCGACGTGAGCGATGTCGAGGGCGAGGGAGCCGAGGCCGGAGACGGTGACGAGACAGACGCCGGGGCCGAGGAGCCGGACGCCACGCGCGCCGGCGAGCGCGTCGCGGGCGAGAGCGAGGACGGGGTCTACCGCGCCCTCGATCTCGACCCGATCCCGCCCGAACTGCGGGAGGACCGCGGCGAGGTCGACGCGGCCGCCGAGGGGCGGCTCCCGTTCCTCGTCGAACCGTCGGACCTCCGCGGCGACCTCCACACCCACACCGACTGGTCGGACGGCGGCTTCTCGATAGCCGAGATGGCCGCCGCGGCCGAAGAGCGCGGCTACGACTACCACGTCGTCACCGACCACGCGACCGGCCCGGGGATGGTCGGCGGGGTCGGCCTCAACGAGTCCGACATCGAGGGGCAGGCCGCGGCGATCGCGGAGGCCGCGGACGAGGTCGACATCCCGATCCTCCACGGGATCGAGGCCAACGTCGACGCGGACGGCGACCTCTCGACCGACGACGAGACGCTCGCCGCCCTCGATCTGGTCGTCGCGTCGCCGCACGCCGCGCTCGGACAGGACCGGGAGGAAGCCACCGAGCGGCTGGTCCGCGCGGTCGAGCACCCGCACGTCGACGTGCTCGGCCACCCGACCGGCCGCCTGATCAACGAGCGGCCCGGACTCGACCCGGACGTCGAGGCGGTCGCGGCGGCCGCGTCGGCGGCGGGCACCGCGATCGAGGTGAACGCGAACCCCGCCCGGCTCGACGCCGACGGCGAGTTCGTCCGGGCCGCGGTCGAGGCGGGCGCGACGATCGCGGTCGACACCGACGCGCACGCGCCCCGCGAACTCGACAACGCCCGGTACGGGGTCCACACCGCCCGGCGGGGCTGGGCCGAGGCCGCGGACGTGCTCAACGCGCGCTCGCTCAACGGGCTCCGGTCCTTCGTCCTGTAG